Proteins co-encoded in one Podospora pseudoanserina strain CBS 124.78 chromosome 7 map unlocalized CBS124.78p_7, whole genome shotgun sequence genomic window:
- the HCM1 gene encoding Forkhead transcription factor (EggNog:ENOG503NXCX; COG:K), whose amino-acid sequence MVITGTIDITTSLHSTARPDMAKPPRFQASQAGFPIYEDFNFDQTAPIISNAPMPPAPKPARQPLQSADANVVLNPPTSSFVKQSPLKPSAPPSNMPLTPMKSSRSSKLSMVQMMPPSNFQQQGTDSPEKRQPVMSRFKTVAQKPQQSDFNIQQFMGKENSHPMIFPAPPQPQQFNLPLEHYYQKPSGKRLLEAAPIKELRPAKKQRLDDALPPHDSFPQIIDDGSKPGHSYATLIGMAILRSPQRRLTLAQIYKWISDTYSFYNANDAGWQNSIRHNLSLNKHFIKQERPKDDPGKGNYWAIEPGAEHLFMKEKSSRKAAAPSAENMPVMSTRLEPSQPQMPQFHEPILPPQLPIAPNSLPQLPPMPSSQQLAPASHLPELSSDATIPASDLATVDDGHDRLGENDLHDNNLYSPLPAAMHSSPPVPKRVESRRSDTPPPQRRGHGSSVSKSRTRRSFMDDSGYISSLESSAMRPGRDHSKLLTSEADRPRLRRGLAEEEIVRLRASSYDSPSKGRSQGYVPPSSSPLRQPVHSNAGQMLPPLTPAMKLKAPPKPPASVSPSTNLRLHRESIQSMVDGDSPYKRVAAMCPEVQLTPGYLMDDLFANFEHTKDDEFPEFDIFNETYTSLYALSPAGIAPTGSPVKRSVRKQRLERSHSTGALSDLAAPLSNNSASSASFLKVPAQPNNLMLETPSKVFDGLLSSPSKLFHDLQSPSKMPAALNGENLAPWLSMDDLYAPDVLGEESNDFQPIDMLAGFEKIGSSSSQASRNNNNNNNNNNNNNNNNNNNRPSQKSSLTRSYTTKF is encoded by the exons ATGGTAATAACT GGCACCATCGATATAACCACATCGCTCCACTCCACAGCTCGGCCTGACATGGCCAAGCCGCCGCGTTTTCAGGCCTCTCAAGCCGGCTTCCCCATCTACGAGGACTTCAACTTCGACCAGACAgctcccatcatcagcaacgCGCCCATGCCTCCAGCACCGAAGCCGGCCCGACAGCCTCTCCAGAGCGCCGATGCCAATGTCGTACTGAACCCGCCCACATCTAGCTTTGTCAAGCAATCACCACTGAAGCCGAGTGCTCCGCCATCCAATATGCCGCTCACCCCGATGAAGTCGTCTCGAAGCAGCAAGCTCAGCATGGTTCAGATGATGCCGCCAAGCAACTTTCAACAGCAAGGGACCGACTCGCCCGAGAAGAGACAACCTGTAATGTCGAGGTTCAAGACGGTCGCCCAAAAACCTCAGCAGTCCGACTTCAACATTCAGCAGTTCATGGGCAAGGAAAACTCACATCCCATGATTTTCCCCGCGCCACCACAGCCACAACAGTTCAACCTACCTCTGGAGCATTATTACCAAAAACCGTCAGGAAAGCGATTGTTGGAGGCTGCACCGATCAAGGAACTGAGGCCCGCCAAGAAGCAAAGGCTGGACGACGCGCTGCCACCGCACGACTCATTCCCGCAGATTATCGACGATGGATCAAAGCCAGGACACAGCTATGCGACTTTGATTGGGATGGCCATTCTCCGCTCACCACAGCGACGATTGACACTGGCTCAGATCTACAAGTGGATTTCTGACACATATTCCTTCTACAATGCCAACGATGCGGGGTGGCAGAACAGCATCCGTCATAACCTGTCTCTCAACAAGCACTTCATCAAGCAGGAACGACCCAAGGATGATCCGGGCAAGGGCAACTATTGGGCAATTGAACCGGGCGCAGAACATTTGTTCATGAAGGAAAAGTCCTCGAGGAAAGCGGCCGCCCCATCAGCTGAGAATATGCCGGTCATGTCGACGCGTCTCGAGCCCTCTCAACCACAAATGCCTCAATTTCACGAACCGATTTTGCCGCCTCAGCTTCCCATCGCACCCAACTCTCTGCCGCAATTACCGCCAATGCCATCATCTCAACAGCTAGCTCCTGCAAGTCACTTGCCGGAGCTCTCATCCGACGCCACCATTCCAGCTTCCGATCTGGCCACCGTCGATGACGGGCATGACAGGCTTGGGGAGAATGACCTTCACGACAACAACCTGTACTCTCCTCTGCCTGCGGCCATGCACTCCTCGCCTCCCGTTCCCAAACGTGTGGAATCGAGACGCAGTGACACCCCCCCACCTCAGAGGCGGGGACATGGTTCGTCGGTCAGCAAGTCGCGTACTCGGCGTTCGTTCATGGATGATAGCGGGTACATTTCCTCCCTCGAGTCGTCAGCAATGCGTCCTGGGCGGGACCACTCCAAGCTACTCACCTCTGAGGCTGATCGTCCGCGTCTTCGTAGAGGcctggccgaggaagagatTGTCCGTCTCCGCGCCTCATCTTACGACAGCCCCTCAAAGGGTCGCTCTCAGGGCTACGTTCCGccttcctcgtcacctcTGCGGCAGCCAGTTCATAGCAACGCTGGGCAGATGCTTCCGCCGTTGACCCCTGCCATGAAGCTCAAGGCGccccccaagccaccagCGTCAGTCTCGCCTAGCACCAACTTGCGCCTTCACCGAGAAAGCATCCAGTCCATGGTGGACGGGGACTCGCCCTACAAGCGCGTCGCGGCTATGTGTCCCGAAGTGCAGCTCACCCCCGGCTATCTCATGGATGATTTGTTCGCCAACTTCGAGCATACCAAGGATGACGAATTTCCAGAGTTCGACATCTTCAACGAGACGTACACTTCGCTCTATGCTCTGTCTCCTGCCGGAATCGCGCCCACCGGCTCGCCTGTGAAGCGCTCTGTGAGGAAGCAGAGACTGGAACGTTCGCATTCCACGGGCGCGTTGAGCGACCTGGCCGCTCCCTTGTCCAACAATTCTGCGAGCTCGGCGTCTTTCCTCAAGGTTCCTGCTCAGCCGAACAATCTGATGCTGGAGACACCGAGCAAGGTCTTTGATGGCCTTCTTTCATCGCCAAGCAAGCTTTTCCACGACCTGCAATCGCCATCCAAAATGCCAGCGGCGCTCAACGGTGAGAATCTGGCCCCCTGGCTCTCCATGGATGACCTCTACGCGCCTGATGTTCTCGGAGAGGAGAGTAACGATTTCCAACCGATTGACATGCTCGCTGGGTTCGAGAAGATTGGCTCAAGCAGCTCGCAAGCATcgcgcaacaacaacaacaacaacaacaacaacaacaacaacaacaacaacaataacaacaatcGGCCCTCTCAAAAATCGAGCCTCACCCGCTCGTACACTACCAAGTTTTGA